A portion of the Sulfuricurvum kujiense DSM 16994 genome contains these proteins:
- the argS gene encoding arginine--tRNA ligase codes for MKQRVNALLRDKFNADVILEKPKDRSFGHFATPIAFSLAKELRKSPMLIAEEIAGSFADESMFSAVESVQGYINFRLSEAFLDEYASWALSHGDEFGSSDKKGTILLEFVSANPTGPLHIGHARGAVYGDTMLRLGRHLGYDITAEYYVNDAGNQIDLLGVSLQLEGRSSLLGESVEWPEKYYRGEYLSDLAREVVELFGEEALRDESRQKELALWAKDKILALIVDDLAAINVHFDTFVGEASLYSEWDRVMAKMGEGVYVNEGKTFIRSSDLGDDHDRVVVREDGRPTYLAGDIIYHNQKFERGYDDYINIWGADHHGYIARVKAAITFLGYDSSKLEVLLSQMVSLLKDGEPFKMSKRAGTVILMSDVVEEIGAEALRFMFASKKCDTALEFDIEELKRQDSSNPIYYIQYAHARIQTLISKSEKNMDEIMGSHLYGLSSDADGLLFEALLLPEIIDDAFESRQAQKLPDYLKVLAGRLHKFYYDTRIIGTEDEAKLLKLLLVVALSIKTGLSLLGIQAKDRM; via the coding sequence TTGAAACAGCGAGTCAATGCGCTGTTGCGCGATAAATTCAATGCTGACGTTATCCTCGAAAAACCGAAAGATCGTTCTTTCGGTCACTTCGCTACCCCTATCGCTTTTTCACTAGCCAAAGAATTACGAAAATCTCCTATGCTCATTGCCGAAGAGATTGCAGGGTCGTTCGCGGATGAGTCGATGTTTAGTGCCGTAGAATCGGTTCAGGGCTATATTAATTTTCGTCTCTCCGAAGCATTTTTGGATGAGTATGCTTCATGGGCATTGAGCCACGGCGATGAATTTGGAAGCAGCGATAAAAAAGGGACGATCCTTTTGGAATTCGTAAGTGCCAACCCGACGGGACCGCTTCACATCGGTCATGCCCGCGGTGCGGTGTACGGCGATACGATGCTGCGTCTCGGGCGTCATTTAGGCTACGATATCACGGCGGAATACTACGTTAACGATGCGGGAAATCAGATCGATTTACTCGGTGTCTCCCTTCAGCTTGAAGGGCGAAGCAGTCTCCTCGGCGAGAGTGTCGAATGGCCTGAGAAATATTACCGGGGCGAGTATCTGAGCGATTTGGCACGAGAAGTTGTAGAGCTTTTCGGCGAAGAAGCTCTGCGTGATGAGAGCCGTCAAAAAGAACTGGCATTGTGGGCAAAAGACAAAATTTTGGCCCTTATCGTAGATGATCTGGCCGCGATCAATGTCCACTTTGATACATTTGTCGGAGAAGCATCGCTGTACAGCGAATGGGACCGTGTCATGGCAAAAATGGGCGAGGGTGTTTATGTGAATGAAGGCAAAACCTTTATCCGCTCATCCGACCTCGGCGATGACCACGATCGGGTCGTTGTCCGTGAAGACGGCCGACCTACCTACCTTGCTGGGGATATTATCTACCATAACCAAAAGTTCGAGCGCGGATATGATGATTATATCAATATCTGGGGAGCGGATCACCACGGTTATATCGCCCGTGTGAAAGCGGCAATTACCTTTTTGGGCTACGATTCTTCCAAGCTGGAAGTACTCCTTTCGCAGATGGTGAGTCTTCTTAAAGACGGTGAACCGTTTAAGATGTCCAAACGTGCCGGAACTGTTATTTTGATGAGCGATGTCGTCGAAGAGATCGGTGCGGAAGCGCTGCGCTTTATGTTCGCCTCTAAAAAGTGCGACACGGCGCTCGAGTTCGATATCGAAGAACTCAAACGTCAGGACAGTTCCAACCCGATCTACTATATCCAATATGCGCATGCCCGTATTCAGACATTGATTTCAAAAAGCGAAAAAAATATGGATGAGATTATGGGATCACATTTGTATGGACTGAGTAGCGATGCCGACGGATTGTTGTTTGAAGCGCTGTTGTTACCAGAAATCATCGATGACGCTTTCGAATCGCGCCAAGCGCAAAAGCTTCCTGACTATCTTAAAGTTTTAGCGGGAAGATTGCATAAATTTTATTACGATACCCGTATTATCGGAACGGAAGACGAAGCAAAACTTCTTAAACTTCTTCTTGTCGTTGCTCTCTCTATCAAAACAGGGCTCTCATTGCTCGGAATCCAAGCAAAAGACCGGATGTAA
- the fliR gene encoding flagellar biosynthetic protein FliR: MEWAEIFSEGRTIAFILLFIRFGALFMAVPIFSHMNIPISIKAAMAFFFTVFFFGAVPPLHIPTDTLSLTVAILGEMLFGLAVGIVLQLAYHVITFAGGQISFMMGFSLASAIDPQSGVSMPIISQFLSLLALMILLIFDLHHWILLYASQSISTVPLGGFLMTPSLFKYIMHAMTNMFVVGFMIAFPITALSMLADLIFGMLMKTMPQFNLLVIGMPIKIAVSFVVLMATLGATLMIVTSQTQNAYNFLEKLF; the protein is encoded by the coding sequence ATGGAATGGGCAGAAATTTTTAGCGAAGGCCGGACCATCGCTTTTATTTTGCTGTTCATCCGCTTCGGTGCTTTGTTCATGGCAGTACCGATATTTTCACATATGAATATTCCGATATCGATCAAAGCGGCTATGGCTTTTTTCTTTACGGTCTTTTTTTTCGGTGCCGTTCCGCCGCTACATATCCCTACCGATACCCTTAGTCTCACCGTTGCGATTTTGGGTGAAATGCTTTTCGGCCTTGCCGTCGGAATCGTATTGCAGCTGGCCTATCATGTGATCACATTTGCAGGGGGGCAAATATCGTTTATGATGGGATTCTCGCTTGCTTCGGCGATTGATCCGCAATCTGGGGTTTCGATGCCGATTATCAGTCAGTTTTTATCGTTGCTGGCATTAATGATATTACTGATCTTTGATTTGCATCATTGGATATTGTTATATGCATCACAGTCGATCAGTACCGTTCCTTTGGGAGGATTTCTGATGACCCCGTCACTGTTTAAATACATTATGCATGCAATGACAAACATGTTTGTCGTCGGGTTCATGATCGCATTTCCGATTACGGCGCTATCCATGCTGGCAGATTTAATTTTCGGAATGCTGATGAAAACGATGCCGCAATTCAACCTATTGGTCATCGGTATGCCGATTAAAATCGCCGTTTCGTTTGTAGTCCTTATGGCTACATTGGGGGCAACCTTGATGATCGTTACCTCACAAACCCAAAATGCCTATAATTTTCTCGAAAAGCTATTCTAA
- a CDS encoding twin-arginine translocase TatA/TatE family subunit: protein MSMPSGTELLLIFGIVILLFGAKKIPDLAKGIGQGIRNFKKEMKEEEPVATTTPTEAPKQVDASASTTAEAPKTTTQA from the coding sequence ATGAGTATGCCAAGCGGAACCGAATTATTATTGATTTTCGGGATTGTTATTTTGTTATTTGGTGCGAAAAAAATTCCCGACCTTGCAAAAGGGATCGGACAAGGTATCCGTAATTTCAAAAAAGAGATGAAAGAAGAAGAACCGGTAGCTACAACTACTCCGACTGAAGCTCCTAAGCAAGTCGATGCATCAGCATCTACGACGGCAGAAGCTCCTAAAACTACGACACAAGCGTAA
- a CDS encoding response regulator transcription factor, giving the protein MEKSATKNLHVLYVEDDDVARENGIEYLENYFDHVHAASDAFEGLKLYREVHPEIIITDIQMPKLNGLEFIKQIRKENKETQIIVISAYSDTTYLLQAIELQLVKYLIKPVQESAFKEALRQCIESIHHKDSNIINLPENTYFDTYNQTLVRDGDIVALRTKELQILSLLLKYKNRYVTYSEIENHVWRESAMSNDALKTLMKNLKAKLPPNLISNLSGTGYKIEC; this is encoded by the coding sequence ATGGAAAAATCAGCCACAAAAAATCTTCATGTTTTATATGTAGAAGATGATGATGTGGCACGTGAAAACGGGATTGAATACCTTGAAAACTACTTCGATCATGTTCATGCCGCTTCGGATGCTTTTGAAGGATTAAAGCTCTATCGGGAGGTTCATCCCGAAATCATCATTACCGATATTCAGATGCCTAAACTAAACGGCTTAGAGTTTATCAAACAAATCCGTAAAGAGAATAAAGAGACGCAGATTATTGTCATTAGCGCGTACAGTGACACAACCTATCTTCTTCAGGCAATCGAGTTGCAGTTAGTCAAATACCTGATTAAACCGGTACAGGAGAGCGCTTTTAAAGAAGCGTTGCGACAATGTATCGAAAGTATCCACCATAAAGATTCTAATATCATCAACCTTCCGGAAAATACCTATTTTGACACGTACAATCAGACTCTTGTCCGCGATGGTGACATTGTTGCTTTACGGACAAAAGAGCTTCAGATACTGAGTCTGCTCCTCAAATACAAAAACCGCTATGTCACCTATAGCGAGATCGAAAACCATGTTTGGCGAGAGAGTGCGATGAGCAATGACGCGCTTAAAACCCTGATGAAAAATCTCAAAGCCAAACTTCCTCCAAATCTTATTTCAAACCTCTCGGGGACGGGATATAAAATTGAGTGCTGA
- a CDS encoding DUF3373 family protein translates to MKQRILGSVITAALLTTNAFSDDSLIQRFEKMEREMAALKAELESIKAENSRLSTQLSTPSNTNSKQDATTSANINETLEDIQDQISTINKKTNGDNLKFGVDFRTSVDNLHYKMADGSTHKNDAVFSNRLWLNMGYAANKNISFTGQLAYNKIFGERAQTTQSPAMEGFDWISGESAYDDTLRVRSAYFLYTDDELAGLEIPWTFSIGRRPSTEGHLINFRDDVKTSSPLAHAINVEFDGASAKFGTEELTGLAGSYFKLCAGRGMSEAEPRFSSAPYTGNGSSKTNNIDMAGIIVVPYDDKQFSTGFQYTYANNLIDQEAPGGNMETVGGLHTATAFAMVNGIGDGWSEFLDDSLIFISGAVSKTDPYKGSGKQGMLGSFDSETGYSYWIGTQFPSLISEEGRWGIEFNHGSSFWRPLTYGEDTLIGSKIAARGDAYEVYFTEPLVDDILTFQLRYTYINYDYSGSNGFFGSVTGTPMSMDQAIGAGYGDNVVDKAQDIRAYLRYKF, encoded by the coding sequence ATGAAACAACGGATTTTGGGCTCAGTCATAACCGCCGCGTTACTTACCACAAACGCATTTTCGGATGACTCGCTTATACAGCGGTTCGAAAAAATGGAACGTGAGATGGCGGCACTAAAAGCCGAACTTGAATCGATAAAAGCTGAAAACAGCCGTCTAAGCACTCAACTTTCAACGCCTTCGAATACCAATTCAAAACAAGACGCGACAACGTCTGCCAATATTAATGAGACACTTGAAGATATTCAAGACCAAATCAGCACGATCAATAAAAAAACAAACGGCGACAACCTGAAATTCGGGGTTGATTTCCGCACCAGTGTCGATAACCTTCACTATAAAATGGCGGATGGAAGCACACACAAAAACGATGCCGTATTCAGCAACCGCCTTTGGCTGAATATGGGCTATGCCGCCAACAAAAACATCAGTTTTACCGGGCAGTTAGCCTATAATAAAATTTTCGGCGAACGTGCGCAAACAACTCAAAGTCCGGCGATGGAGGGTTTTGACTGGATTAGCGGCGAATCGGCGTATGATGACACCCTGCGTGTCCGCTCGGCCTATTTCCTCTATACTGACGATGAACTCGCAGGTTTGGAAATTCCGTGGACGTTTAGTATCGGCCGCCGCCCCTCTACCGAAGGACACCTCATCAATTTCCGCGACGATGTCAAAACTTCCTCTCCGCTCGCCCATGCGATCAATGTCGAATTTGACGGAGCCAGTGCCAAATTCGGGACGGAAGAACTTACCGGCCTTGCGGGATCGTATTTCAAACTCTGTGCAGGGCGCGGTATGAGCGAAGCGGAACCGAGATTTAGTTCTGCCCCCTACACCGGTAACGGCTCTTCCAAAACCAATAACATCGATATGGCCGGCATTATCGTCGTTCCCTATGATGACAAACAATTCAGTACCGGCTTTCAATACACCTATGCGAATAATTTGATCGATCAAGAAGCTCCGGGCGGGAATATGGAAACGGTAGGCGGACTTCATACCGCAACGGCGTTTGCTATGGTCAACGGGATCGGGGACGGATGGAGCGAATTTTTGGATGATTCGTTAATTTTCATCAGCGGTGCCGTGTCCAAAACCGATCCGTACAAAGGGAGCGGAAAACAAGGTATGTTAGGCTCATTTGACAGCGAGACAGGTTACAGCTACTGGATCGGAACACAGTTTCCATCCCTCATCAGCGAAGAAGGGCGATGGGGGATCGAATTTAACCACGGTTCCTCGTTCTGGCGTCCTCTTACCTACGGCGAAGACACACTGATCGGTTCTAAAATCGCTGCACGCGGAGATGCGTATGAAGTGTATTTCACCGAACCTTTAGTGGACGACATCCTAACGTTCCAACTACGCTATACCTATATCAATTATGATTACAGCGGAAGCAACGGCTTTTTCGGAAGTGTTACAGGTACCCCTATGAGTATGGATCAGGCTATCGGTGCCGGTTACGGTGACAACGTCGTCGACAAAGCACAAGACATCCGCGCTTATCTGCGATATAAATTTTAA
- the rpsB gene encoding 30S ribosomal protein S2, whose translation MVTMKDLLECGVHFGHQTRRWNPKMKKYIFGVRKNIYIIDLQKTLRYFRNAYQQVVDAAAEGKTVLFVGTKKQARVAIRDAAVACGMPYVDNRWLGGMLTNFPTIQKSIRKLDIIEEMQANGQINLLTKKEALMMNRQKEKLIAYLGGIRHMKTLPDMMFVIDAVKEHIAVQEARNLGIQVVAPLDTNCDPDVIDIPIPGNDDAIRSIQLFCKEMAEAINEGKALRNGGNDEAVAEEEVAPEAAAVEAATEEVVAEEA comes from the coding sequence ATGGTAACTATGAAAGACCTTTTGGAATGCGGTGTACACTTTGGTCACCAAACACGTCGTTGGAATCCGAAAATGAAAAAATACATTTTCGGTGTTCGTAAAAACATTTACATCATCGATCTTCAAAAAACATTGCGTTATTTCCGCAATGCGTATCAACAAGTTGTTGATGCTGCAGCTGAAGGTAAAACTGTTCTTTTCGTAGGAACAAAAAAACAAGCACGTGTTGCGATCCGCGATGCGGCAGTAGCATGTGGAATGCCGTACGTTGACAACCGATGGTTGGGTGGAATGTTGACAAACTTCCCGACGATCCAAAAATCAATCCGCAAACTTGATATCATCGAAGAGATGCAAGCAAACGGACAAATCAACCTTTTGACTAAAAAAGAAGCGTTGATGATGAATCGTCAAAAAGAAAAATTGATCGCATACCTCGGCGGTATCCGTCATATGAAAACTTTGCCGGACATGATGTTTGTTATCGATGCGGTAAAAGAACACATCGCGGTTCAAGAAGCGCGTAACCTCGGAATCCAAGTTGTTGCTCCACTTGATACTAACTGTGATCCTGACGTTATCGATATTCCAATCCCTGGAAATGACGATGCGATCCGTTCTATCCAACTTTTCTGTAAAGAAATGGCGGAAGCGATCAATGAAGGTAAAGCACTTCGTAACGGCGGAAACGACGAAGCGGTAGCGGAAGAAGAAGTTGCACCTGAAGCAGCAGCGGTTGAAGCGGCTACTGAAGAAGTTGTAGCAGAGGAAGCGTAA
- a CDS encoding flagellin: protein MKVNSLSNALPQMNTETSNRDKTLEKIATAVELKLEDSSSRTIADMMQNQISSLSQGLMNANDGIAMLQIADGALSSLSDQTQTLNDLSVRNNSAILNSADKQALNSQFQRTLSSMQNIVNTTSYNGNPLFNNNFSISIGEGTLSASIANVSPKGLSIDNQEGINQYAQTLASAQSDVGSATNNFISSTNVLLQQITDTAAAKSQIADTDMAKQVSEFQQSNNQISAGLLAMAHQTDTMRQSMARLLG from the coding sequence ATGAAAGTAAATTCACTATCAAATGCGCTTCCGCAGATGAATACGGAAACTTCAAATCGTGATAAAACGCTTGAGAAAATCGCTACAGCCGTTGAACTCAAATTAGAAGACAGTTCGTCACGGACTATTGCCGATATGATGCAGAATCAAATTTCTTCATTATCGCAGGGGTTAATGAACGCCAATGACGGAATTGCCATGTTGCAGATTGCTGACGGGGCACTGAGCAGCCTTTCGGATCAGACACAAACATTGAACGATTTAAGTGTCCGCAATAACAGCGCTATCCTCAACAGTGCCGATAAGCAAGCGTTAAACAGTCAGTTTCAGCGTACCCTCTCATCGATGCAAAACATTGTTAACACGACAAGCTACAACGGCAATCCTCTTTTTAACAACAATTTTTCTATCTCGATCGGTGAGGGCACCCTTTCGGCATCTATTGCGAATGTTTCTCCGAAAGGGCTGAGTATTGATAACCAAGAAGGGATCAACCAATATGCCCAAACGCTTGCATCAGCCCAAAGCGATGTCGGATCGGCAACCAACAATTTTATCAGCAGTACAAATGTACTGTTGCAGCAAATAACCGATACGGCGGCAGCGAAAAGCCAAATCGCGGATACGGATATGGCAAAACAAGTGAGTGAGTTTCAGCAAAGCAATAATCAGATCAGTGCAGGCTTGCTTGCGATGGCACACCAAACGGACACAATGCGTCAATCGATGGCACGCCTTTTAGGCTAA
- the gmk gene encoding guanylate kinase — protein sequence MNRQSGAILVLSGPSGAGKSSLIQKIKDQIGPIYFSISTTTRPIREGEVDGVHYYFVGVEEFKRDIEDEMFLEYAVVHGNYYGTSLGPVKKALKEGKLVIFDIDVQGHDAVQNRLSDITTSVFITTPSLEELKRRLYNRSTDSEEVILGRIEMAKREVQRISEYDFLIVNDNLEEAAEILVSIAKAARMKIPTFQINEFVQTWEAS from the coding sequence ATGAATCGTCAAAGCGGAGCGATACTCGTTTTATCAGGGCCAAGCGGCGCCGGCAAAAGTTCATTGATTCAGAAAATTAAAGATCAGATCGGTCCAATCTATTTTTCGATTTCAACGACGACACGCCCTATCCGAGAAGGTGAAGTGGACGGTGTTCACTATTATTTCGTGGGTGTAGAAGAGTTTAAGCGCGATATAGAAGATGAGATGTTTTTGGAATATGCAGTCGTTCACGGCAATTATTACGGAACATCGTTAGGACCGGTTAAAAAAGCGCTTAAAGAAGGAAAACTCGTTATTTTTGATATCGACGTGCAGGGGCACGACGCGGTACAAAATCGGCTAAGCGACATTACAACATCGGTCTTTATTACCACCCCTTCACTGGAAGAGTTAAAACGACGGTTGTATAACCGTTCTACCGACAGCGAAGAGGTCATCCTCGGACGTATTGAAATGGCAAAACGGGAAGTTCAGCGGATTAGCGAATATGATTTTTTAATCGTCAATGACAACCTTGAAGAAGCGGCGGAAATTTTGGTTTCCATAGCAAAAGCGGCACGGATGAAGATACCGACATTTCAAATTAATGAATTTGTTCAAACCTGGGAAGCCTCGTAA
- a CDS encoding ABC transporter ATP-binding protein gives MTLLKATSLSHAFDYPLFEDISMTLNEGESIAIVGVSGSGKSTLMHILSSLLHPLKGNVELFGEDIYRLDDKSLVKLRRNDLGMIYQSHYLFKGFSAYENLEVATLLSGEKIDPTLLKRLGIDHVINQKVTELSGGQQQRVSIARVMSKKPRLIFADEPTGNLDHATALEVMEIFDDYLREHKAAMILVTHDEALAERCTHVYRMQNGSLKEM, from the coding sequence ATGACACTTTTAAAAGCTACCTCTTTATCACATGCCTTTGACTATCCTTTGTTTGAGGATATTTCCATGACTCTCAATGAGGGAGAATCGATCGCCATAGTCGGTGTCAGCGGGAGCGGAAAATCGACACTGATGCACATTCTCTCTTCATTGCTGCATCCTCTAAAAGGGAATGTCGAGCTTTTCGGTGAGGATATTTACCGGCTTGACGATAAATCGCTTGTGAAGCTTCGCCGTAATGATTTGGGGATGATCTATCAAAGCCACTACCTTTTTAAGGGCTTCAGCGCGTATGAAAATCTGGAAGTGGCAACGCTCCTTTCCGGTGAGAAAATTGATCCGACGCTGCTAAAGCGTTTGGGGATCGATCACGTGATCAACCAAAAAGTGACCGAACTCTCCGGAGGGCAGCAGCAACGTGTATCGATTGCCCGTGTAATGTCCAAAAAACCGCGTCTGATTTTTGCGGATGAGCCGACAGGGAATCTTGATCATGCGACGGCGCTTGAGGTAATGGAAATTTTCGATGACTATTTGCGCGAGCATAAGGCCGCAATGATCTTAGTGACCCACGATGAAGCGCTGGCTGAACGCTGTACACATGTCTATCGTATGCAAAACGGTAGTTTGAAAGAGATGTAA
- the tsf gene encoding translation elongation factor Ts: MAEITAAMVKDLRTATDAPMMDCKKALTECDGDMEKAKDWLRDRGMAQTAKKADRVAAEGLLGLKVSETFSSASLVEINSETDFVAKNDGFIALVGNTAAHVFTTGVSTVEELNETSYETGTFSEYFTSQVARIGEKIVTRRFVTLNAGENGCVNGYVHSNGRVGVLVAAACSDAKVAEAMAPMLKNVAMHAAAMKPTTLTSKDFDPAFVEAETIGRIEAIKTENEELARLKKPLKNVPQYISACQLTPEVMAAAEEAIKAELAAEGKPEKIWANIIPGKLARFVADNTTLDKELALLDQNYVMDDSLTVAEAITKEAAKHGGTAELVEFVKYEVGEGIEKQVNDFAAEVAAQMS, encoded by the coding sequence ATGGCAGAAATCACAGCAGCAATGGTAAAAGACCTTCGTACGGCGACAGATGCGCCTATGATGGATTGTAAAAAAGCCCTCACTGAGTGTGATGGTGATATGGAAAAAGCGAAAGATTGGTTACGTGACCGCGGTATGGCCCAAACGGCTAAGAAAGCGGATCGTGTTGCGGCTGAAGGACTTTTAGGTCTTAAAGTATCTGAAACTTTCTCTTCGGCTTCTTTGGTAGAGATCAACTCGGAAACTGACTTCGTTGCTAAAAACGACGGCTTCATCGCTTTGGTCGGAAACACTGCGGCACACGTATTTACAACGGGTGTAAGCACGGTAGAAGAGTTGAACGAAACTTCATATGAAACAGGTACATTCTCTGAGTATTTCACATCTCAAGTAGCACGTATCGGTGAAAAAATCGTAACTCGCCGTTTTGTAACTCTCAATGCGGGTGAAAACGGATGCGTTAACGGTTACGTTCACTCTAACGGCCGTGTCGGTGTTCTTGTAGCGGCTGCGTGTTCGGATGCAAAAGTAGCCGAAGCTATGGCTCCTATGCTTAAAAACGTTGCAATGCACGCTGCGGCGATGAAACCTACGACATTGACATCTAAAGATTTCGATCCTGCGTTCGTTGAAGCGGAAACTATCGGTCGTATCGAAGCGATCAAAACTGAGAACGAAGAATTGGCACGTTTGAAAAAACCGCTTAAAAACGTTCCTCAATATATCTCTGCTTGCCAATTGACTCCGGAAGTTATGGCTGCAGCTGAAGAAGCGATAAAAGCTGAACTCGCGGCAGAAGGCAAACCGGAAAAAATCTGGGCAAACATCATCCCTGGTAAATTGGCTCGTTTCGTAGCGGACAATACGACTTTGGATAAAGAGCTTGCGCTTTTGGATCAAAACTACGTTATGGATGATTCTTTGACAGTAGCTGAAGCGATCACAAAAGAAGCGGCAAAACACGGCGGAACGGCTGAACTTGTAGAGTTCGTTAAGTACGAAGTGGGTGAAGGTATCGAAAAACAAGTCAACGATTTCGCTGCCGAAGTCGCTGCACAAATGAGTTAA
- the aguB gene encoding N-carbamoylputrescine amidase, giving the protein MVKVAAIQMQMSEDKASNVAKAESMVRDAARNGANIILIPELFEGYYFCKDMDDKYFAWAQPLENNPLIAHFSALAKELGVVLPISYFERDGERYFNSLVMIDADGTVMENYRKTHIPDGPGYEEKFYFEPGDTGFKVWETRYGNVGVGICWDQWFPETARSLTLLGADMIFYPTAIGSEPEIGVDSASHWQRVQMGHSAANIIPVIAANRIGEEVGESCTLTFYGSSFITDHTGAKVAEASRNREEILYSEIDPASIREHRHYWGLIRDRRPECYGEIVKQ; this is encoded by the coding sequence ATGGTTAAAGTCGCGGCGATACAGATGCAGATGAGCGAAGATAAAGCTTCCAATGTTGCAAAAGCGGAATCGATGGTGCGTGACGCGGCGCGTAACGGTGCCAATATTATTTTGATCCCCGAATTGTTTGAGGGATATTACTTTTGCAAAGATATGGACGATAAATATTTTGCATGGGCACAACCGCTTGAGAATAATCCGCTGATCGCACATTTTAGTGCGTTGGCCAAAGAACTGGGTGTCGTATTGCCGATCAGCTATTTTGAGCGCGACGGTGAGCGTTATTTCAACTCTCTCGTGATGATCGATGCGGACGGCACCGTAATGGAAAATTACCGTAAGACCCATATTCCCGACGGTCCGGGATACGAAGAGAAATTTTACTTTGAACCGGGGGATACGGGTTTTAAAGTATGGGAAACCCGCTACGGTAATGTCGGCGTAGGGATTTGCTGGGATCAGTGGTTCCCTGAGACGGCGCGCTCCCTCACACTGTTGGGTGCCGATATGATTTTCTATCCGACGGCTATCGGATCTGAGCCGGAGATCGGCGTTGATTCGGCGTCGCATTGGCAGCGGGTACAGATGGGACACTCTGCGGCAAACATCATCCCAGTGATTGCGGCAAATCGTATCGGAGAAGAGGTCGGCGAGAGCTGTACCCTCACGTTTTACGGTAGTTCGTTTATCACCGACCATACGGGTGCGAAAGTCGCCGAAGCTTCTCGGAATCGCGAAGAGATACTCTACAGCGAGATCGATCCAGCATCGATTCGTGAACACCGCCACTATTGGGGGTTGATCCGCGACCGCCGTCCGGAGTGTTACGGAGAGATTGTTAAGCAATAA